A region of Salvia splendens isolate huo1 chromosome 17, SspV2, whole genome shotgun sequence DNA encodes the following proteins:
- the LOC121774854 gene encoding uncharacterized protein LOC121774854 isoform X2, whose amino-acid sequence MPTKEQIGDNLLTNLSMESSHLSTLLSMDSSSSNQDERVREFNRCVNLLHLPPDINLPLCAEPSPPPQHTWNDACEMLEVSLAPQNYDVEITGNGVSKVGKKCANAKRLDSVWGAWFFFSFYFRPALNEKFKGKIACEANGVCDEYDKTDLKLEVFLVQHDMENIYMWVFKERPENALGKMQLRSYMNGHSRQGDRPFPFSVEKGFVRSHRMQRKQYRGLSNPQCVHGIEIVPSPVLTGIDEEDRKRWKELTGRDINFSIPPEASDFGSWRNLSTMEFEIERPLQLKGNVNSQVKKLHNGPALNLSAKPRDNLNGEVMELKGAAPAAKRKKNFFPHGSDDDCDLASDSQDRILEIHAIEPSWLSEFGGVMRSAYGPVTAAKTIYEDDKGFLILVSMPFADLQRVKVTWRNTLSHGIVKISCVSTGCMPIIKRKDRTFKLTDTAPEHCPQGEFIREISLPTRIPEDAKLEAYGDSTGTMLEILVPKHCVGPEEHEVHVCLRPSPWTDPAYVDWTEALSWQMTTTTASCSS is encoded by the exons ATGCCTACAAAAGAGCAAATTGGGGATAATTTACTCACAAACTTATCCATGGAGAGCAGCCATTTATCCACTCTCTTGTCCATGGATTCGAGCTCTTCGAATCAGGATGAGAGGGTGAGAGAGTTCAATCGATGCGTTAACCTTTTGCATCTCCCACCGGATATCAATCTCCCCCTCTGTGCTGAGCCCAGCCCCCCTCCCCAGCATACATGGAATGATGCTTGTGAAATGTTGGAGGTCAGCCTTGCACCTCAGAACTACGATGTTGAGATTACTGGTAACGGTGTTTCtaaggttgggaagaagtgtgcGAACGCAAAGCGCCTTGACAGCGTTTGGGGGGCGTGGTTCTTCTTTAGTTTCTACTTCAGGCCTGCTCTGAATGAGAAGTTCAAGGGGAAGATTGCGTGCGAGGCTAATGGGGTTTGTGATGAGTATGATAAGACGGATTTGAAGCTGGAGGTTTTCCTGGTGCAACATGATATGGAGAATATATATATGTGGGTGTTTAAGGAGAGGCCGGAGAATGCTTTGGGGAAGATGCAGTTGAGGAGTTATATGAATGGGCATTCGCGCCAGGGGGACCGCCCCTTTCCGTTTAGTGTGGAGAAGGGTTTTGTCCGATCTCATAGAATGCAGAGGAAGCAATATAGGGGGCTTTCTAATCCTCAGTGTGTTCATGGCATAGAAATTGTTCCATCTCCTGTTCTTACAGGAATTGACGAGGAAGATAGGAAGAGATGGAAGGAGCTGACGGGGAGAGATATTAATTTCTCAATCCCTCCCGAGGCCAGTGATTTTGGGTCGTGGAGAAACCTCTCTACAATGGAGTTTGAGATTGAGCGACCTTTGCAGCTGAAAGGTAACGTGAATTCGCAGGTTAAGAAACTTCACAATGGTCCTGCTTTGAATCTGTCAGCTAAGCCTCGGGATAATCTAAATGGGGAGGTAATGGAGCTGAAGGGAGCTGCACCCGCTGCTAAGCGTAAAAAGAACTTCTTTCCACATGGAAGTGACGATGATTGTGATTTGGCGAGCGACTCCCAGGACAGGATCTTGGAGATTCATGCCATCGAGCCCTCTTGGCTAAGCGAGTTTGGTGGTGTTATGAGGAGTGCATATGGCCCAGTGACAGCTGCAAAAACTATTTATGAGGATGATAAAGGATTCTTGATTCTCGTCAGCATGCCGTTTGCTGATCTGCAGAGGGTGAAGGTAACGTGGAGGAACACTCTCTCACACGGGATCGTGAAGATATCCTGCGTGAGCACTGGTTGTATGCCGATTATCAAGAGAAAAGATAGGACATTCAAGCTGACTGATACAGCACCTGAGCACTGCCCTCAAGGGGAGTTTATCAGGGAAATTTCGCTTCCAACTCGCATCCCAGAAGACGCCAAACTGGAAGCATATGGGGACTCAACGGGGACTATGCTCGAGATCCTCGTGCCAAAGCATTGCGTTGGGCCAGAAGAGCACGAGGTTCATGTGTGCCTCCGCCCTTCTCCTTGGACTGATCCAGCTTACGTGGATTGGACAGAAGCCTTG TCATGGCAGATGACGACAACAACGGCCTCGTGCTCAAGCTGA
- the LOC121774854 gene encoding uncharacterized protein LOC121774854 isoform X3: MPTKEQIGDNLLTNLSMESSHLSTLLSMDSSSSNQDERVREFNRCVNLLHLPPDINLPLCAEPSPPPQHTWNDACEMLEVSLAPQNYDVEITGNGVSKVGKKCANAKRLDSVWGAWFFFSFYFRPALNEKFKGKIACEANGVCDEYDKTDLKLEVFLVQHDMENIYMWVFKERPENALGKMQLRSYMNGHSRQGDRPFPFSVEKGFVRSHRMQRKQYRGLSNPQCVHGIEIVPSPVLTGIDEEDRKRWKELTGRDINFSIPPEASDFGSWRNLSTMEFEIERPLQLKGNVNSQVKKLHNGPALNLSAKPRDNLNGEVMELKGAAPAAKRKKNFFPHGSDDDCDLASDSQDRILEIHAIEPSWLSEFGGVMRSAYGPVTAAKTIYEDDKGFLILVSMPFADLQRVKVTWRNTLSHGIVKISCVSTGCMPIIKRKDRTFKLTDTAPEHCPQGEFIREISLPTRIPEDAKLEAYGDSTGTMLEILVPKHCVGPEEHEVHVCLRPSPWTDPAYVDWTEALMTTTTASCSS; encoded by the exons ATGCCTACAAAAGAGCAAATTGGGGATAATTTACTCACAAACTTATCCATGGAGAGCAGCCATTTATCCACTCTCTTGTCCATGGATTCGAGCTCTTCGAATCAGGATGAGAGGGTGAGAGAGTTCAATCGATGCGTTAACCTTTTGCATCTCCCACCGGATATCAATCTCCCCCTCTGTGCTGAGCCCAGCCCCCCTCCCCAGCATACATGGAATGATGCTTGTGAAATGTTGGAGGTCAGCCTTGCACCTCAGAACTACGATGTTGAGATTACTGGTAACGGTGTTTCtaaggttgggaagaagtgtgcGAACGCAAAGCGCCTTGACAGCGTTTGGGGGGCGTGGTTCTTCTTTAGTTTCTACTTCAGGCCTGCTCTGAATGAGAAGTTCAAGGGGAAGATTGCGTGCGAGGCTAATGGGGTTTGTGATGAGTATGATAAGACGGATTTGAAGCTGGAGGTTTTCCTGGTGCAACATGATATGGAGAATATATATATGTGGGTGTTTAAGGAGAGGCCGGAGAATGCTTTGGGGAAGATGCAGTTGAGGAGTTATATGAATGGGCATTCGCGCCAGGGGGACCGCCCCTTTCCGTTTAGTGTGGAGAAGGGTTTTGTCCGATCTCATAGAATGCAGAGGAAGCAATATAGGGGGCTTTCTAATCCTCAGTGTGTTCATGGCATAGAAATTGTTCCATCTCCTGTTCTTACAGGAATTGACGAGGAAGATAGGAAGAGATGGAAGGAGCTGACGGGGAGAGATATTAATTTCTCAATCCCTCCCGAGGCCAGTGATTTTGGGTCGTGGAGAAACCTCTCTACAATGGAGTTTGAGATTGAGCGACCTTTGCAGCTGAAAGGTAACGTGAATTCGCAGGTTAAGAAACTTCACAATGGTCCTGCTTTGAATCTGTCAGCTAAGCCTCGGGATAATCTAAATGGGGAGGTAATGGAGCTGAAGGGAGCTGCACCCGCTGCTAAGCGTAAAAAGAACTTCTTTCCACATGGAAGTGACGATGATTGTGATTTGGCGAGCGACTCCCAGGACAGGATCTTGGAGATTCATGCCATCGAGCCCTCTTGGCTAAGCGAGTTTGGTGGTGTTATGAGGAGTGCATATGGCCCAGTGACAGCTGCAAAAACTATTTATGAGGATGATAAAGGATTCTTGATTCTCGTCAGCATGCCGTTTGCTGATCTGCAGAGGGTGAAGGTAACGTGGAGGAACACTCTCTCACACGGGATCGTGAAGATATCCTGCGTGAGCACTGGTTGTATGCCGATTATCAAGAGAAAAGATAGGACATTCAAGCTGACTGATACAGCACCTGAGCACTGCCCTCAAGGGGAGTTTATCAGGGAAATTTCGCTTCCAACTCGCATCCCAGAAGACGCCAAACTGGAAGCATATGGGGACTCAACGGGGACTATGCTCGAGATCCTCGTGCCAAAGCATTGCGTTGGGCCAGAAGAGCACGAGGTTCATGTGTGCCTCCGCCCTTCTCCTTGGACTGATCCAGCTTACGTGGATTGGACAGAAGCCTTG ATGACGACAACAACGGCCTCGTGCTCAAGCTGA
- the LOC121774854 gene encoding uncharacterized protein LOC121774854 isoform X1, producing MPTKEQIGDNLLTNLSMESSHLSTLLSMDSSSSNQDERVREFNRCVNLLHLPPDINLPLCAEPSPPPQHTWNDACEMLEVSLAPQNYDVEITGNGVSKVGKKCANAKRLDSVWGAWFFFSFYFRPALNEKFKGKIACEANGVCDEYDKTDLKLEVFLVQHDMENIYMWVFKERPENALGKMQLRSYMNGHSRQGDRPFPFSVEKGFVRSHRMQRKQYRGLSNPQCVHGIEIVPSPVLTGIDEEDRKRWKELTGRDINFSIPPEASDFGSWRNLSTMEFEIERPLQLKGNVNSQVKKLHNGPALNLSAKPRDNLNGEVMELKGAAPAAKRKKNFFPHGSDDDCDLASDSQDRILEIHAIEPSWLSEFGGVMRSAYGPVTAAKTIYEDDKGFLILVSMPFADLQRVKVTWRNTLSHGIVKISCVSTGCMPIIKRKDRTFKLTDTAPEHCPQGEFIREISLPTRIPEDAKLEAYGDSTGTMLEILVPKHCVGPEEHEVHVCLRPSPWTDPAYVDWTEALPRLPRSSSPSTTVSRQGTRGRSLPPAGGGCRRWRCSSKR from the exons ATGCCTACAAAAGAGCAAATTGGGGATAATTTACTCACAAACTTATCCATGGAGAGCAGCCATTTATCCACTCTCTTGTCCATGGATTCGAGCTCTTCGAATCAGGATGAGAGGGTGAGAGAGTTCAATCGATGCGTTAACCTTTTGCATCTCCCACCGGATATCAATCTCCCCCTCTGTGCTGAGCCCAGCCCCCCTCCCCAGCATACATGGAATGATGCTTGTGAAATGTTGGAGGTCAGCCTTGCACCTCAGAACTACGATGTTGAGATTACTGGTAACGGTGTTTCtaaggttgggaagaagtgtgcGAACGCAAAGCGCCTTGACAGCGTTTGGGGGGCGTGGTTCTTCTTTAGTTTCTACTTCAGGCCTGCTCTGAATGAGAAGTTCAAGGGGAAGATTGCGTGCGAGGCTAATGGGGTTTGTGATGAGTATGATAAGACGGATTTGAAGCTGGAGGTTTTCCTGGTGCAACATGATATGGAGAATATATATATGTGGGTGTTTAAGGAGAGGCCGGAGAATGCTTTGGGGAAGATGCAGTTGAGGAGTTATATGAATGGGCATTCGCGCCAGGGGGACCGCCCCTTTCCGTTTAGTGTGGAGAAGGGTTTTGTCCGATCTCATAGAATGCAGAGGAAGCAATATAGGGGGCTTTCTAATCCTCAGTGTGTTCATGGCATAGAAATTGTTCCATCTCCTGTTCTTACAGGAATTGACGAGGAAGATAGGAAGAGATGGAAGGAGCTGACGGGGAGAGATATTAATTTCTCAATCCCTCCCGAGGCCAGTGATTTTGGGTCGTGGAGAAACCTCTCTACAATGGAGTTTGAGATTGAGCGACCTTTGCAGCTGAAAGGTAACGTGAATTCGCAGGTTAAGAAACTTCACAATGGTCCTGCTTTGAATCTGTCAGCTAAGCCTCGGGATAATCTAAATGGGGAGGTAATGGAGCTGAAGGGAGCTGCACCCGCTGCTAAGCGTAAAAAGAACTTCTTTCCACATGGAAGTGACGATGATTGTGATTTGGCGAGCGACTCCCAGGACAGGATCTTGGAGATTCATGCCATCGAGCCCTCTTGGCTAAGCGAGTTTGGTGGTGTTATGAGGAGTGCATATGGCCCAGTGACAGCTGCAAAAACTATTTATGAGGATGATAAAGGATTCTTGATTCTCGTCAGCATGCCGTTTGCTGATCTGCAGAGGGTGAAGGTAACGTGGAGGAACACTCTCTCACACGGGATCGTGAAGATATCCTGCGTGAGCACTGGTTGTATGCCGATTATCAAGAGAAAAGATAGGACATTCAAGCTGACTGATACAGCACCTGAGCACTGCCCTCAAGGGGAGTTTATCAGGGAAATTTCGCTTCCAACTCGCATCCCAGAAGACGCCAAACTGGAAGCATATGGGGACTCAACGGGGACTATGCTCGAGATCCTCGTGCCAAAGCATTGCGTTGGGCCAGAAGAGCACGAGGTTCATGTGTGCCTCCGCCCTTCTCCTTGGACTGATCCAGCTTACGTGGATTGGACAGAAGCCTTG CCGCGTCTGCCGCGGTCGTCGTCACCGTCTACCACTGTGTCACGGCAAGGTACGCGCGGCCGCAGCCTCCCTCCAGCCGGCGGTGGCTGCCGCCGTTGGAGGTGCAGCAGCAAGAGATGA